A region of Candidatus Omnitrophota bacterium DNA encodes the following proteins:
- the fsa gene encoding fructose-6-phosphate aldolase has protein sequence MKLFIDSANLDEIREAASWGVINGVTTNPTLVAKEGKDFIKLIKEICEIVDGPISAEAVSLDKESIIKEARFLSQIHKNIVVKIPLNTEGLKAVKILSAEGIKTNVTLCFSATQAMLAAKAGASYISPFVGRLDDISTRGMDLIGDIRTIFDNYHFATQIIVASVRNPIHVLDSALIGADVATCPFSVLEQLLKHPLTDIGIKRFLDDWKKVPSVNPKIKIRGSR, from the coding sequence ATGAAACTATTTATCGATTCCGCTAATCTTGATGAAATTCGCGAAGCGGCGAGTTGGGGTGTTATTAACGGTGTAACCACCAATCCTACGCTGGTTGCGAAAGAGGGAAAAGATTTTATTAAATTGATTAAAGAAATATGCGAAATTGTCGATGGCCCAATTTCAGCGGAAGCGGTGAGTTTGGATAAGGAATCAATTATTAAAGAAGCCCGCTTCCTTTCCCAAATACATAAAAATATCGTCGTCAAGATTCCTTTGAACACAGAAGGTTTAAAAGCGGTAAAGATACTGTCGGCAGAGGGGATAAAAACCAACGTTACTCTCTGTTTTTCTGCCACTCAGGCAATGCTTGCTGCTAAGGCGGGTGCGAGTTATATTTCTCCTTTTGTAGGGAGACTTGATGACATAAGTACAAGAGGAATGGATTTAATTGGGGATATTCGCACTATTTTTGATAACTATCACTTCGCTACCCAGATTATTGTTGCCAGTGTGCGTAACCCCATTCATGTTTTGGATTCAGCCCTTATCGGAGCAGATGTTGCTACCTGTCCCTTTAGTGTCTTAGAACAACTTTTAAAGCACCCCTTGACCGATATTGGCATTAAGCGTTTTCTGGATGATTGGAAAAAAGTACCGAGTGTAAACCCAAAAATTAAGATTAGAGGTTCAAGATGA
- a CDS encoding GGDEF domain-containing protein, whose protein sequence is MSYGIFLIPILFLLNFIVRGKKIFLITAIFCLVILFLEFMPNRKVEGGTYFLSLSLVLFTFPVLVNRFEKMSLNFSEEAEKEFLHLEVVCKDMEKRIEDVEVTIRNLEKDNFTMLDLYEITKEMSGVLSFEDIFRFLQKTLRKNFSFEKGFLVILRHNFSALEIDKIYEISSLFTDDLKESYLSRREHYKVLERIYRERGSFYLDKDDDDVKRRFGIEVDVPFAVSALHSGNTVIGFLLLEGLKKEDFSKFTIFSTQISLELRKVILYEEIEKMATTDSLTGLYVRREIIKSFEEELGRAKKHKMFLSFLMIDIDHFKNCNDQYGHLTGDYVLREIARILRTNLREIDLIGRYGGEELTVLLLNTAEEEAKIVAERIREAVGKYPFKAYGEKFNVTVSIGGTVFPKDGESVIQLVANADKALYFAKNHGRNCVIFYDEIK, encoded by the coding sequence ATGAGCTACGGCATATTTTTAATTCCCATTCTTTTCTTGTTGAATTTTATTGTGCGGGGCAAGAAGATTTTTCTTATCACTGCCATATTTTGTCTAGTCATTTTATTTTTAGAATTTATGCCCAATAGAAAGGTAGAGGGGGGTACGTATTTTTTAAGCCTCTCTCTTGTATTATTTACCTTTCCCGTCTTGGTAAACAGATTTGAGAAAATGTCTCTTAATTTTTCGGAAGAAGCGGAGAAAGAATTTCTCCATTTAGAAGTTGTTTGTAAGGATATGGAGAAAAGAATTGAAGATGTCGAAGTTACAATTAGGAATTTAGAAAAAGACAATTTTACGATGTTAGATTTATATGAAATAACCAAGGAGATGTCCGGAGTTCTTTCTTTTGAAGACATATTTAGATTCCTTCAGAAGACTTTGCGAAAAAATTTTTCTTTTGAGAAAGGTTTTCTGGTTATATTACGCCATAATTTTAGTGCGTTGGAGATAGATAAGATATATGAAATTTCCTCACTTTTTACGGATGATTTAAAGGAAAGTTATCTTTCTCGTAGGGAACACTATAAAGTTCTGGAAAGAATCTACCGTGAAAGAGGCTCTTTTTATCTGGATAAGGATGACGATGATGTTAAACGGCGTTTCGGTATAGAAGTAGATGTTCCTTTTGCCGTTTCTGCTTTGCATTCGGGAAATACCGTAATTGGTTTTTTGCTTTTAGAAGGTCTAAAAAAGGAAGATTTTTCCAAATTTACCATCTTCTCCACGCAAATATCTCTGGAATTAAGAAAGGTTATTCTTTACGAAGAGATAGAAAAGATGGCAACGACGGATAGTCTTACGGGGCTCTATGTGCGTAGAGAGATAATTAAATCTTTTGAAGAAGAACTGGGGAGAGCTAAAAAACATAAGATGTTTCTTAGTTTTCTTATGATTGACATTGACCATTTCAAAAATTGCAATGACCAATACGGCCATCTTACCGGTGATTACGTGTTGCGAGAGATAGCACGGATATTGAGGACAAATTTGAGAGAGATTGACCTTATTGGTAGATATGGAGGAGAAGAGTTAACAGTGCTTTTGCTCAATACGGCTGAGGAAGAAGCAAAGATAGTTGCCGAGAGGATTCGTGAGGCAGTAGGGAAATATCCCTTCAAAGCCTATGGAGAAAAGTTTAATGTTACTGTCAGTATAGGAGGGACGGTTTTCCCAAAAGATGGCGAATCGGTAATACAATTGGTTGCTAACGCGGATAAGGCTTTATACTTTGCTAAGAACCACGGACGTAATTGTGTTATATTCTATGACGAGATTAAATAG
- a CDS encoding ROK family protein — protein MKYYIGIDIGATKVKLGILDNKLKIIKRSELDTHCYLEKSRLIFAIRETIFSFIERYKRKPQAIGIGVPGLVDPYRGLVYYLVNISGWDNVYLKKILEDCLKVPVFIDNDVNIMALAELYAGRAKGKKNVVCITLGTGVGGGLILEGKLYRGATFSAGEIGHFPLNEHGPLCNCGGKACLERYVGNRYIVEEAINKIKKGPLPTIIPDLIKNDFSKLNPEILSLALKKGDLLAKEIWQNVGKRIGIILAGIVNLLNPEMIIIGGGIAGAGKVLFENIKSTIKERAMRIPANRVEVVQAKLKENAGIIGAGFLAKEGVRGGRG, from the coding sequence ATGAAATATTATATTGGAATAGACATCGGAGCAACAAAGGTAAAATTAGGAATTTTAGATAATAAGCTTAAAATTATCAAACGCTCCGAGTTAGATACCCATTGCTATCTTGAAAAATCTCGTCTTATCTTTGCAATTAGAGAAACTATTTTTTCTTTTATTGAGAGATATAAAAGGAAACCACAGGCAATAGGCATTGGAGTTCCGGGGTTGGTCGACCCCTATAGAGGTTTAGTTTATTATTTAGTCAATATTTCTGGATGGGACAATGTTTATTTAAAAAAAATTTTAGAAGATTGTCTAAAAGTTCCGGTTTTTATTGATAATGATGTCAATATAATGGCTTTAGCAGAATTGTACGCCGGTCGTGCAAAAGGAAAGAAAAATGTTGTTTGTATCACTTTAGGGACTGGAGTGGGAGGAGGTTTGATTTTAGAAGGAAAGCTCTATCGGGGGGCAACTTTCTCTGCAGGAGAAATTGGGCATTTTCCTTTAAATGAGCACGGTCCACTATGCAATTGCGGAGGAAAAGCTTGTTTAGAAAGATATGTAGGTAATCGTTATATCGTGGAAGAAGCGATAAATAAAATCAAAAAAGGCCCGCTTCCTACAATTATACCTGATTTAATAAAGAATGATTTTTCAAAACTTAATCCAGAGATTCTGAGTTTAGCCTTGAAAAAAGGAGATTTGCTTGCTAAGGAAATCTGGCAGAATGTGGGAAAGAGAATTGGGATAATTTTAGCAGGGATAGTTAATCTACTTAACCCAGAAATGATTATTATTGGTGGAGGGATTGCAGGGGCAGGAAAAGTTTTGTTTGAAAATATAAAAAGCACCATAAAAGAACGTGCAATGCGGATACCTGCAAATAGAGTAGAGGTTGTGCAGGCAAAGTTAAAAGAAAATGCAGGAATAATTGGCGCAGGTTTTTTAGCTAAGGAAGGAGTAAGAGGAGGTAGAGGATGA
- a CDS encoding sensor domain-containing diguanylate cyclase, with translation MALKWSRLLNGFIVLFSSFLIFFLIERELWIQGPGLEDKVMALFILFAPLISFTVFTFGNIFGFFYFLVIILFSQRFLQYYQTNYILPLIGIAFSAGVLSGIKRVGFVSHIKIYKGKINNLRNRIALLSADIEDKNKVKSALTKRFERFYRLKLMADEFSTTLDLVKIIQSAGARIGEIIPKAENVLIYLVEEEGIEIENPKVVSFFLKTDYGPQDRELQLDIFDRWLLREKGNLIVNDVQKDFRFSSAVEETKRDFRALLACPLSSEDRLLGVVRLESSLPASFTPDDLRMLDIFSDLVSVGVENAYLYQKTEELAKRDGLTNLFLPRYLYSRLEELMVKSKEFSVLILDLDYFKDYNDRYGHIAGDIMLKKIARILSSNITQNDFAVRYGGEEFLVVLGDSGKERAIRFAEEIRERVDREIFYLRREATHVTISIGIAIYPYDGKTKEEIIHKADECLYSAKAQGRNRIAYRGIK, from the coding sequence ATGGCATTAAAATGGTCAAGGTTGCTAAACGGCTTTATCGTTCTATTTTCTTCTTTTCTTATTTTTTTTCTCATAGAACGAGAACTTTGGATTCAAGGTCCTGGATTAGAAGATAAAGTGATGGCTTTATTTATTTTGTTTGCACCATTGATTTCCTTTACCGTCTTTACCTTTGGGAATATTTTTGGTTTTTTTTATTTTTTAGTAATTATTCTTTTCAGCCAGAGGTTTCTCCAGTATTATCAAACAAATTACATTCTCCCTTTAATCGGGATAGCTTTTAGTGCCGGAGTTTTATCCGGTATCAAACGCGTGGGGTTTGTTTCCCATATTAAAATTTATAAGGGAAAAATTAATAATTTAAGAAATAGAATTGCTCTTTTATCCGCTGATATCGAGGATAAAAACAAAGTTAAATCAGCACTCACAAAGAGATTTGAGAGATTTTACCGTTTGAAACTCATGGCAGATGAATTTAGCACGACTTTAGATCTGGTCAAGATAATCCAATCGGCAGGTGCAAGAATTGGCGAAATAATCCCTAAAGCAGAAAATGTTCTGATATATTTAGTAGAAGAAGAGGGCATAGAGATAGAGAATCCCAAGGTTGTCTCCTTTTTCTTAAAAACCGATTACGGCCCTCAGGATAGAGAATTACAGCTTGATATATTTGACCGTTGGCTACTTAGAGAGAAAGGCAATTTAATAGTTAACGATGTCCAAAAGGATTTTCGTTTTTCTTCCGCGGTAGAAGAAACTAAAAGAGATTTTCGTGCTCTGCTTGCCTGCCCTTTAAGTTCTGAAGATAGATTATTGGGGGTGGTGCGTTTAGAATCTTCTTTGCCAGCCAGTTTTACTCCTGACGACTTAAGAATGTTGGATATTTTTTCTGATTTGGTGTCGGTAGGAGTAGAGAATGCCTATCTTTATCAGAAGACAGAGGAGTTAGCTAAACGCGACGGTTTAACTAATCTCTTTTTACCCCGATATCTTTATAGCCGTTTAGAAGAATTAATGGTTAAATCAAAAGAATTTTCTGTTTTAATACTGGACCTTGATTATTTTAAAGATTACAATGACCGTTATGGGCATATTGCGGGAGATATTATGCTTAAGAAGATAGCAAGGATACTTAGTTCTAATATTACCCAGAATGATTTTGCAGTGCGTTATGGTGGAGAGGAATTTTTGGTGGTTTTGGGAGATTCAGGAAAAGAAAGAGCAATCAGATTTGCCGAAGAAATAAGGGAAAGAGTGGACAGAGAGATTTTTTACCTGCGTCGGGAAGCAACGCATGTAACTATTTCTATAGGAATAGCAATTTATCCCTATGATGGTAAAACCAAAGAGGAAATTATACATAAAGCAGACGAGTGTTTATATTCTGCTAAAGCACAAGGAAGAAATCGTATTGCTTACCGAGGGATAAAATGA
- the lptD gene encoding LPS assembly protein LptD, with protein MKFRRFKFYTLIFSFIFCILRFAFVVLAQDMGSVTVKGDNVEYLTQEKKIIGEGNVEIVYQNMKLTCERIEFFTETKAAIASGNVKLYQDNTLFTGDKLYYNFETKKGEVINLSMEKMGPWYGGGKSAEKIADKEYVVEEGYITTCDQGKPHYRIRSRKIEVFLDDKIVAHDVSFMVGNVPLFYLPYLRYSLTEKYPHFIFIPGRNKKWGWYMLTAWRHNFIEDKKGFIHLDYRERKGFAHGLDQEYSIKHFGSGFFRYYYMNERDKSVSKEVRQETERYRVQLKHRWQISDDTRALMEYHKMSDIDFIKDYFYREEYVNDNHPKSYLSIINSQPVYNLSFLVQKRTNRFFTETERLPEIALNLMNQKLGNSMFYYKSDYSFANLTNKNAGSDLDDDVRRFDSYNRLSYFSKFGFLNLNPYIGTRQTYYSKDKYGDEAEIRGIFYSGMDISTRFYKIYDIHSDFLGLDINKLRHIVTPIANYKYIHQPTILPDKLMGFDSLDSINRENVVTLGIENRLQTKRKEKDNLKTVDLGNFLFTGDYHFKPEDTGSQWRNFKLDLELTPYNWLRFESDAIYDPPSKNFNTANFDLIASHNDIWSLGLGSRYEKNSINEITTSFIYNLNSKWQFRVYERYDFKKILEDGTKRINDFVEQEYAIVKDLHCWTGEFSLNINDGYSFWVIFRLKAFPEIPFRFSASYSKPKITR; from the coding sequence ATGAAATTCAGAAGATTTAAATTTTACACTTTAATATTCAGTTTTATATTTTGCATTTTACGTTTTGCGTTTGTAGTTCTTGCTCAGGATATGGGTTCGGTAACAGTTAAAGGAGATAATGTAGAGTATTTAACGCAGGAGAAGAAGATAATCGGCGAGGGAAATGTAGAGATAGTTTATCAAAACATGAAACTTACCTGTGAAAGAATAGAATTCTTTACTGAAACAAAAGCTGCTATTGCTTCAGGTAATGTAAAATTGTATCAGGACAATACACTTTTTACGGGAGATAAACTCTATTACAATTTTGAAACCAAGAAGGGTGAAGTCATAAATCTAAGTATGGAGAAAATGGGACCTTGGTATGGAGGAGGTAAATCGGCAGAGAAGATAGCAGATAAGGAATATGTAGTAGAAGAGGGCTATATCACCACCTGCGACCAGGGAAAACCCCACTATCGCATAAGGTCAAGAAAGATTGAGGTGTTCTTAGATGATAAAATAGTAGCGCATGACGTCTCCTTTATGGTGGGTAATGTTCCTCTATTTTATCTTCCATATTTAAGATATTCTTTAACAGAAAAATATCCTCATTTTATTTTTATACCCGGCAGAAATAAGAAATGGGGATGGTACATGCTTACTGCTTGGCGCCACAATTTTATTGAGGATAAAAAAGGATTTATTCATCTTGACTATCGAGAAAGAAAAGGCTTTGCGCATGGTTTAGACCAGGAATATTCCATAAAGCACTTTGGTTCAGGATTTTTTCGTTATTATTATATGAATGAGCGAGATAAATCCGTTTCTAAGGAAGTGCGCCAGGAGACAGAACGTTATCGGGTTCAATTGAAACACCGCTGGCAGATAAGCGATGATACCCGTGCGCTGATGGAGTATCACAAAATGAGTGATATAGATTTTATCAAAGACTATTTCTACCGCGAAGAATATGTAAACGATAATCATCCGAAGTCTTACCTCTCCATAATCAACTCACAGCCTGTTTATAATCTTTCTTTTTTGGTTCAGAAAAGAACCAATCGCTTCTTCACCGAGACTGAACGCTTACCTGAGATTGCGCTTAACCTGATGAACCAAAAATTGGGTAACTCAATGTTTTATTATAAATCTGATTACAGTTTTGCAAACCTCACCAATAAAAATGCCGGTTCCGATTTAGACGACGATGTGCGGAGATTTGACAGTTATAATCGGCTTTCGTATTTTTCAAAGTTTGGTTTTTTAAATCTCAATCCCTATATTGGCACGCGCCAGACATATTATTCTAAAGATAAATATGGTGATGAAGCAGAAATAAGAGGTATATTCTATTCAGGTATGGATATAAGCACAAGGTTTTATAAAATATACGATATCCATTCAGATTTTTTAGGATTGGATATAAATAAATTAAGGCATATAGTTACACCCATAGCCAACTATAAATATATCCACCAACCCACAATTCTCCCTGATAAACTAATGGGTTTTGATTCTTTAGATTCTATAAACCGAGAAAATGTCGTTACACTGGGCATAGAAAATAGACTCCAGACTAAAAGAAAAGAAAAGGACAATTTAAAGACGGTTGACTTGGGAAATTTCCTTTTTACTGGCGATTACCATTTCAAACCTGAAGATACCGGTAGCCAGTGGCGGAATTTTAAGCTCGATTTAGAGCTTACTCCTTACAATTGGTTGAGATTTGAATCCGACGCTATTTATGACCCTCCTTCGAAAAATTTTAATACTGCAAACTTTGATTTAATTGCCTCCCATAATGATATCTGGTCATTAGGCTTAGGTTCGAGATATGAAAAGAACTCTATTAATGAGATAACTACCTCTTTTATTTATAATTTAAATTCAAAATGGCAATTCCGCGTTTATGAGCGGTATGACTTTAAGAAGATTTTAGAAGATGGCACAAAAAGAATAAACGATTTTGTAGAGCAAGAGTATGCGATAGTAAAAGACCTGCATTGCTGGACAGGGGAATTCTCGCTCAATATAAATGACGGATATTCTTTTTGGGTTATTTTTAGACTTAAGGCCTTCC